The Deefgea tanakiae DNA segment TTAGTGCTGGGCCGTCTCGCTGCCGAGATCGCCAAACGCCTGCGTGGCAAACATAAAGCTGAATACACTCCGCACGTCGATACCGGCGACTACATCGTTGTGGTAAACGCAGACAAGATCCGCGTTACTGGCGATAAAGCAACGGCAAAGATCTATTACCGTCACACTGGTCACCCAGGCGGTATTTACGAGCGTACCTTCACTGAAATGCAAAACAAATTTCCTGGCCGTGCGTTGGAATTTGCTGTTAAAGGCATGTTACCAAAAGGCCCATTGGGCTACGCAATGATCAAGAAAATGAAAGTTTATGCCGGTGGCGAACATCCGCACACTGCGCAAGAACCTAAAACTCTTGCTCTCTAAGCGATCGCAAAACTTAAAGGAATTGCATCATGGTAGGTAAATACAATTATGGTACTGGCCGCCGCAAGAGCTCTGTAGCTCGTGTGTTCTTGGCTAAGGGTACTGGTCAGATTATCGTTAACGGCAAAGCACTTGATAACTACTTTGCTCGTGAAACTGGCCGTATGATCGTTCGTCAACCACTCGTGTTGACTAGCAATCTTGAAGCTTTCGACATCATGGTAAACGTGGTTGGCGGCGGCGAATCTGGCCAAGCTGGCGCGGTTCGTCACGGCATTACCCGTGCCCTGATTCAGTACGATGCAGCGTTGAAACCAACTCTGAAATCGGCTGGTCTGGTTACTCGTGACGCTCGTGAAGTTGAACGTAAGAAAGTCGGTCTACGCGGCGCACGTCGTCGTAAACAATTCTCTAAACGTTAATTCGTTTTTGGATTGTTGGACCAAAAAAGCCATCCTGCGGGGTGGCTTTTTTACGTCTGTCACTTGGGTATTGGCGACTGGTACTGATCTGGCAAATCTTGTGTTTGAATACCTCGCATTGCAGCATCGATTGGCTGTCGTATTTCGAATTGCGCGCAGCGCGTGCAAGCTCACACAATGCGCGCATTTTGCTTTATTATCGCTGTGATAATTTGAACAGGGAAAAGAGCATGATCAAGGTTGGGATTGTTGGCGGTACTGGATACACTGGGGTTGAATTGCTACGTTTGTTGTCGCGCCATCCTGATGTAGAGCTAAAAGCCGTGACTTCACGTAAAGAAGCCGGCATGAAAGTGGCCGAGATGTTTCCTAGCCTGCGTGGCCGTGTTGAGATTTCCTTTTCTACGCCAGAAGACGCCAAACTGACTGAGTGCGATGTGGTTTTCTTTGCGACGCCACATGGCGTGGCAATGGCGCAAGCTCGTGAATTGCTCGACGCTGGCGTGAAAGTCATTGATTTGGCCGCTGATTTCCGTCTGAAAGATCCGGTTGAATTTGTGAAATGGTACGCGATGGAGCACAGCTGCATCGATTTGCTCGCCGAAGCCGTGTACGGTTTGCCAGAAGTGAATCGCGTAGCGATTCAGAAAGCCCGTTTAATTGGGATGGCGGGCTGTTATCCAACTTCAGTGCAATTGGGCTTGTTGCCACTGATTGAAAACGGCCTGAAGTTAATTGAAACTAGTGGCATCATTGCCGATTGTAAATCTGGCGTGTCGGGCGCAGGTCGTAAAGCCGAAGTCGGCACGTTATTTGCAGAAAGCGCTGACAACTTTAAGGCCTATGGCGTCAAAGGCCATCGCCATTCGCCAGAAATCATGCAGGGCTTGTCTGACATTCACGGCGCACCTGTCCAATTGACTTTTGTACCGCATTTAACGCCGATGATTCGCGGTATTCATTCCACGATTTATGCGCGCTTGACTGAAGCGGGCAAAGCGGTTGATGTGCAAAAACTATTTGAAGATCGATTTGCGGGCGAACCGTTTGTCGATGTGATGCCAGCGGGTTCTTGCCCAGAAACTCGCTCGGTACGTGGAAGTAATACTGCACGTATTGCTGTACACCGCCCAGGTAATGGTGATTTGCTGGTGATACTGGTCGTTGAAGATAATTTGGTGAAGGGGGCTTCAGGCCAATCAGTGCAAGTTATGAACTTAATGTTTGGCTTGCCAGAGCAGCACGGTCTTGATGTTGTACCGTTACTGCCTTAATCAATGCCAATCAAACGTCTTTATCGTTTGCAA contains these protein-coding regions:
- the argC gene encoding N-acetyl-gamma-glutamyl-phosphate reductase; amino-acid sequence: MIKVGIVGGTGYTGVELLRLLSRHPDVELKAVTSRKEAGMKVAEMFPSLRGRVEISFSTPEDAKLTECDVVFFATPHGVAMAQARELLDAGVKVIDLAADFRLKDPVEFVKWYAMEHSCIDLLAEAVYGLPEVNRVAIQKARLIGMAGCYPTSVQLGLLPLIENGLKLIETSGIIADCKSGVSGAGRKAEVGTLFAESADNFKAYGVKGHRHSPEIMQGLSDIHGAPVQLTFVPHLTPMIRGIHSTIYARLTEAGKAVDVQKLFEDRFAGEPFVDVMPAGSCPETRSVRGSNTARIAVHRPGNGDLLVILVVEDNLVKGASGQSVQVMNLMFGLPEQHGLDVVPLLP
- the rpsI gene encoding 30S ribosomal protein S9; translated protein: MVGKYNYGTGRRKSSVARVFLAKGTGQIIVNGKALDNYFARETGRMIVRQPLVLTSNLEAFDIMVNVVGGGESGQAGAVRHGITRALIQYDAALKPTLKSAGLVTRDAREVERKKVGLRGARRRKQFSKR
- the rplM gene encoding 50S ribosomal protein L13; the encoded protein is MKTFSAKPHEVKREWFVVDATDLVLGRLAAEIAKRLRGKHKAEYTPHVDTGDYIVVVNADKIRVTGDKATAKIYYRHTGHPGGIYERTFTEMQNKFPGRALEFAVKGMLPKGPLGYAMIKKMKVYAGGEHPHTAQEPKTLAL